The Cyanobacteria bacterium FACHB-DQ100 genome includes a window with the following:
- the smpB gene encoding SsrA-binding protein SmpB, whose translation MSEKNEAIKIVSDNRQARFQYEILETYETGIELAGTEVKSIREGRVNLRDGFALVRNGEVFLHNVHISPHKTASQVFNHDPVRTRKLLLRRDEIRKLVGKVEQQGLTLVPLKMYLKRGWVKVDLALVRGKKLYDKREDSKRRDDQRDMQRAMKNR comes from the coding sequence ATGAGTGAGAAGAATGAAGCCATTAAAATCGTTAGTGATAACCGTCAAGCGAGGTTTCAGTACGAAATTCTGGAAACCTACGAGACGGGAATTGAGCTTGCGGGAACTGAGGTGAAGTCGATCCGTGAAGGTCGGGTCAACTTACGAGACGGGTTCGCGCTTGTTCGTAATGGCGAAGTTTTTCTACATAACGTTCATATTTCACCGCACAAAACGGCGAGCCAGGTTTTTAACCATGATCCTGTTCGCACTCGCAAGCTATTATTGCGGCGCGACGAAATCCGTAAGCTGGTTGGAAAGGTAGAGCAGCAAGGGTTAACGCTGGTTCCACTGAAGATGTACTTGAAACGGGGCTGGGTCAAAGTGGATCTAGCACTGGTTCGGGGTAAGAAGCTGTATGACAAGCGGGAAGACTCTAAGCGGCGTGACGATCAGCGTGATATGCAGCGAGCGATGAAGAATCGATAG